In Streptomyces nojiriensis, one genomic interval encodes:
- a CDS encoding NlpC/P60 family protein produces the protein MTAKPARRTHPVLHAAVVGILLAGSAYFTYELRKEEQAKAPAVLRVTDQAQQGGAQQGAQKWERLKNPERSVLRGADGAVLATFTDGARTASLTGKSRTFTEPASTKTRVVTDDWVRLLPESWRNGAEREQWFQDWFKKYQGSEEDDLFAIAFQYGDQAPVKKDAAGVPYAGDAAFGPLNPKGSVGNDLRLEQSDFYDYLGIPYTFRNGTTEQPEKAKHRSLDCSGFIRTVFGYRGRFPLMASDTGGNGLARTANGMARAKTGVDILPLKGVGPQDRPASIDVLQPGDLVFFKLDARTGDRLDHTGMYLGNDAEGHKIFISSREEANGPTIGDKGGASRLDGNGYYAAALRSAKRL, from the coding sequence ATGACCGCCAAGCCCGCCCGCCGCACCCACCCCGTCCTGCACGCCGCCGTCGTGGGGATCCTGCTGGCCGGCAGCGCGTACTTCACCTACGAGCTGCGCAAGGAGGAGCAGGCCAAGGCCCCCGCCGTGCTGCGCGTCACCGACCAGGCGCAGCAGGGCGGCGCCCAGCAGGGCGCCCAGAAGTGGGAGCGGCTGAAGAACCCGGAGCGCTCGGTCCTGCGGGGCGCCGACGGCGCCGTCCTCGCCACCTTCACCGACGGCGCGCGCACCGCGTCGCTCACCGGCAAGAGCCGCACCTTCACCGAACCGGCCTCCACCAAGACCCGCGTCGTCACCGACGACTGGGTCCGCCTGCTGCCGGAGAGCTGGCGCAACGGCGCGGAGCGCGAGCAGTGGTTCCAGGACTGGTTCAAGAAGTACCAGGGGAGCGAGGAGGACGACCTCTTCGCCATCGCCTTCCAGTACGGGGACCAGGCACCGGTCAAGAAGGACGCGGCGGGCGTCCCGTACGCGGGCGACGCGGCCTTCGGGCCGCTCAACCCGAAGGGCTCCGTGGGCAACGACCTCCGCCTGGAGCAGTCGGACTTCTACGACTACCTCGGCATCCCGTACACCTTCCGCAACGGCACCACGGAACAGCCGGAGAAGGCCAAGCACCGGTCCCTGGACTGCTCCGGCTTCATCCGCACGGTCTTCGGCTACCGCGGCCGCTTCCCCCTGATGGCCTCCGACACCGGAGGCAACGGACTGGCGCGCACCGCCAACGGAATGGCCCGCGCGAAGACCGGCGTGGACATCCTGCCCCTCAAGGGCGTCGGCCCGCAGGACCGGCCGGCCTCCATCGACGTCCTGCAGCCGGGCGACCTGGTGTTCTTCAAGCTCGACGCGCGCACCGGCGACCGGCTGGACCACACCGGCATGTACCTCGGCAACGACGCCGAAGGGCACAAGATCTTCATATCGAGCCGTGAAGAGGCCAACGGCCCCACCATCGGCGACAAGGGCGGCGCCTCCCGCCTCGACGGCAACGGCTACTACGCCGCCGCCCTGCGCAGCGCCAAGCGCCTGTGA
- a CDS encoding SigE family RNA polymerase sigma factor, with protein MNTLHSTTTSAVVTRLHDVNRRAGVRTVAVARPRPAHVVAIDANQYQAVPAAEQTPSSTSEAEFTAYVQERRAALYATAFHLTGDRYEAEDLLQSALFSTYRAWDRISDKAAVGGYLRRTMTNLHISAWRRRKLNEYPTEELPETASDTDAMRGTELRAVLWQALTRIPEPQRTMLVLRYYEGRTDPEIAEILGISVGTVKSSIWRSLRRLREDEALSFGRDEAESFEELVA; from the coding sequence ATGAACACGCTGCACAGCACCACGACCAGCGCGGTTGTCACGCGGCTGCACGATGTGAACCGCCGGGCGGGTGTCCGTACGGTGGCGGTCGCCCGTCCCCGGCCGGCCCACGTCGTAGCCATTGACGCAAACCAGTACCAGGCGGTTCCCGCCGCCGAGCAGACTCCTTCCTCCACCTCGGAGGCGGAGTTCACGGCGTACGTCCAGGAGCGGCGCGCCGCCCTGTACGCGACGGCCTTCCACCTCACCGGCGACCGGTACGAGGCCGAGGACCTGCTGCAGAGCGCACTGTTCTCCACCTACCGCGCCTGGGACCGGATCAGCGACAAGGCGGCCGTCGGCGGGTACCTGCGCCGCACGATGACGAACCTGCACATCAGCGCGTGGCGTCGGCGGAAGCTGAACGAGTACCCGACGGAGGAGCTGCCGGAGACGGCCTCCGACACGGACGCGATGCGCGGTACGGAGCTGCGCGCGGTGCTGTGGCAGGCCCTGACCCGTATCCCGGAGCCGCAGCGCACGATGCTGGTGCTCCGCTACTACGAGGGCCGCACGGACCCGGAGATCGCGGAGATCCTCGGCATCAGCGTCGGCACGGTGAAGTCGAGCATCTGGCGCTCGCTGCGCCGCCTGCGGGAGGACGAGGCGCTCAGCTTCGGCCGTGACGAGGCGGAGTCCTTCGAGGAGCTCGTCGCGTAA
- the afsQ1 gene encoding two-component system response regulator AfsQ1, producing the protein MPFLLLIEDDDAIRTALELSLSRQGHRVATAATGEDGLKLLREQRPDLIVLDVMLPGIDGFEVCRRIRRTDQLPIILLTARSDDIDVVVGLESGADDYVVKPVQGRVLDARIRAVLRRGERESSDSASFGSLVIDRAAMTVTKNGEDLQLTPTELRLLLELSRRPGQALSRQQLLRLVWEHDYLGDSRLVDACVQRLRAKVEDVPSSPTLIRTVRGVGYRLDSPQ; encoded by the coding sequence GTGCCTTTCCTGTTGCTGATCGAGGACGACGACGCCATCCGCACGGCCCTCGAACTCTCCCTGTCTCGCCAGGGCCACCGTGTGGCCACTGCGGCGACGGGCGAGGACGGCCTGAAACTGCTGCGCGAGCAGCGGCCGGATCTGATCGTGCTGGACGTGATGCTGCCAGGGATCGACGGCTTCGAGGTGTGCCGGCGGATCCGCCGCACCGACCAGCTGCCGATCATCCTGCTCACCGCGCGCAGCGATGACATCGACGTGGTCGTCGGCCTGGAGTCCGGAGCCGACGACTACGTGGTCAAGCCCGTCCAGGGCCGGGTCCTCGACGCCCGGATCCGGGCCGTACTGCGCCGCGGCGAGCGCGAGTCGAGCGATTCGGCGAGCTTCGGCTCCCTGGTCATCGACCGGGCCGCCATGACCGTGACGAAGAACGGCGAGGACCTGCAGCTCACGCCGACCGAGCTGCGCCTGCTGCTCGAACTGAGCCGCCGGCCCGGGCAGGCGCTCTCGCGCCAGCAGCTGCTGCGGCTGGTCTGGGAGCACGACTACCTCGGTGACTCGCGGCTCGTCGACGCCTGCGTGCAGCGGCTGCGCGCCAAGGTCGAGGACGTGCCCTCCTCGCCCACCCTGATCCGTACCGTCCGGGGCGTCGGATATCGCCTGGACTCCCCACAGTGA
- a CDS encoding poly-gamma-glutamate biosynthesis protein PgsC/CapC, producing MIPAVLTPEIAAIGIALGLLFSLLCYLTTNLSPGGMITPGWLALTLIEDLQRAALVVGITALTYALTLVTQKFVILYGKRLFAAVVLIGVLLQATVVIVLQMKFPLLYANQTLGFIVPGLIAYQLVRQPKGATLLATGSATLMTYVVLTSGILLGFMPHA from the coding sequence TTGATCCCCGCAGTCCTCACCCCCGAGATCGCCGCGATCGGCATCGCGCTGGGCCTGCTGTTCTCCCTGCTCTGCTACCTGACGACGAACCTCTCGCCCGGCGGCATGATCACCCCCGGCTGGCTCGCACTCACCCTCATCGAGGACCTCCAGCGCGCCGCGCTCGTCGTCGGCATCACCGCCCTGACGTACGCGCTCACCCTCGTCACCCAGAAGTTCGTCATCCTCTACGGCAAGCGCCTGTTCGCGGCCGTCGTCCTCATCGGAGTGCTCCTCCAGGCCACGGTGGTGATCGTGCTCCAGATGAAGTTCCCCCTGCTGTACGCGAACCAGACCCTCGGCTTCATCGTCCCCGGACTGATCGCCTACCAGCTCGTCCGCCAGCCCAAGGGCGCCACGCTGCTCGCCACCGGCTCCGCGACCCTCATGACGTACGTCGTCCTGACCTCGGGCATCCTGCTCGGTTTCATGCCGCACGCCTGA